The window AGAATACGGCATCCCCTGCCGCTGCGGCACCATGGTGATAGATATAACCAGGGACAGAAAAATCACCTGCGTGAGCAGGACGGCGGGGCTAGAGGAGATAGAGGCCGGGGCCGTCATCCTCGCGATGGGCTGCCGCGAGCGCCCGCGCGGTTCGCTCGGCATTCCCGGGCAGCGCTGTTCAGGCATCTACACCGCAGGCACAGCGCAGCGTTTTGTGAATATGGAGGGCGTCATGCCGGGCAAAAAGGTGATGATCCTCGGCTCCGGCGATATCGGCCTCATCATGGCGCGCCGCATGACCTTCATGGGCGCGGAGGTCAAGGGCTGCGTGGAGCTGATGCCCTTTTCCGCCGGCCTTAAGAGAAATATCGTCCAGTGCCTCGACGATTACGGCATCCCGCTGCTTCTCTCGCATACCGTCGTCGACATCGCGGGCAGAGAGCGTCTCAAGGGCGTTACGGTGGCGGCGGTCGACGAACGCCTCAGACCGATACCGGGCACCGAAAAATATTACGAGTGCGACACGCTGCTCCTCTCCGTCGGCCTCATACCGGAAAACGAGCTGTCGGCGATGGCCGGCGTTGAGATCTCCGAAACGACAAACGGCGCGGTCGTCGACGAGTCGCTGCATACCTCGGTGGAGGGGATATTCTCCTGCGGAAATGTCCTTCATGTACACGATCTGGTGGATTTCGTCTCCGAGGAGGCGGCGAAGGCCGGAGAGAACGCCTGGCATTATATCAACGGGGAACGGCCGCGCGGCGGCGGTACGGTTACAGTCTCCGCCGGTGCTGGCGCGTCGGGCGTCGTGCCCCAGTATATATCGCGCGGCGCACAGGGCGAGGTCACGATGATGTTCAGGCCTCGCGACGTCTATAAGGATGCCGCCGTCGTCATAACGGCGGGCGCGGAGAAGATATTTTCAAAGAGGCACCGTATCTTGACCCCCGGCGAGATGGTCTCCTTTAAACTGGATATGGCGCTCCTTGGAGAGCGCCCCGAAACGTCGGAGATAACCGTAGGAGTGGAGGCGCGGCCATGATAACGGAGCTTACCTGCATAGGCTGCCCCATGGGCTGCCAGATAACCGCGGAGAGCGAAAACGGCAAAATACTCTCCGTCAGCGGACAGAGCTGCGCCATCGGCAAAAGATACGCGGAGGAGGAGCTGACACATCCGACACGCATGGTCACCTCGCTGATGGAGACGGTAGGCGGCGGGACACCTCTCTCCGTCAAGACCTCAAAACCGATAGGCAAAGAGAAAATATTTGAATGCCTCGCGGAGATCAGGAGAACGAAGGCCCAGCTTCCGGTCCACATTGGGGATATCCTGATAAGGAACGTCTGCGGAACGGATACGGATATCGTCGCGACAAAAGAACTATACTAAAATGCAAAAAATCCAATAATTCAGAGAGGCCGGGAGGGACAAAATCCCGGCCTCTTGCCATTTTTATATCCCAAAAAGAGATTTTTATGTTATAAATATTGGTAATGTGCATTTTGAATTGTGAAAAGAATGAGAGAGCACAACAATGTTTTACGGAGGGAATCGTTGCCATGCCATCACCATGGAACCTGCCTAATATGCTGAGCCTGTCGCGGGTCTTTCTCGTCCCCGTCATTCTCGTCTTTCTGACCCTGCGGACACAGTTCGGATTCATCGAGGGGGTAAATATCGGAGACCTCATCGCGGGGCTCGTCTTTATCATAGCCTCGATCACGGACGCCGCGGACGGACATATAGCGCGTAAAAGAAACCTTGTCACCAACATGGGGAAATTTATCGACCCCTTAGCAGACAAGATACTCGTCATCGCCGTGCTGACGGCGCTCGTCGAACTCCACCGCTTCCCCGCTTGGATGGTCGTCGTCATCGTCTCGCGTGAATTCATCGTCTCGGGGCTGAGGATGGTGGCCGCCTCGGAGGGCGTGGTGATCGCCGCCTCCAAGGGAGGAAAGCTCAAAACCGTCACACAGATAGTGGGCATCGTGATGCTTATCTTCAACATTCCCTACGCTATGGCGGTCATGTGGGTCGCCGTCATCCTCACGGTATGGTCCGGCATAGACTACGTGATAAAGGGAG is drawn from Cloacibacillus porcorum and contains these coding sequences:
- the pgsA gene encoding CDP-diacylglycerol--glycerol-3-phosphate 3-phosphatidyltransferase, coding for MPSPWNLPNMLSLSRVFLVPVILVFLTLRTQFGFIEGVNIGDLIAGLVFIIASITDAADGHIARKRNLVTNMGKFIDPLADKILVIAVLTALVELHRFPAWMVVVIVSREFIVSGLRMVAASEGVVIAASKGGKLKTVTQIVGIVMLIFNIPYAMAVMWVAVILTVWSGIDYVIKGADLLN
- a CDS encoding DUF1667 domain-containing protein codes for the protein MITELTCIGCPMGCQITAESENGKILSVSGQSCAIGKRYAEEELTHPTRMVTSLMETVGGGTPLSVKTSKPIGKEKIFECLAEIRRTKAQLPVHIGDILIRNVCGTDTDIVATKELY
- a CDS encoding NAD(P)/FAD-dependent oxidoreductase, yielding MRKVGLAIIGGGPAGLAAAVAAYEAGCRDLIILEREDSLGGILKQCIHNGFGLHTFKEELTGPEYAQRYIEKIIEYGIPCRCGTMVIDITRDRKITCVSRTAGLEEIEAGAVILAMGCRERPRGSLGIPGQRCSGIYTAGTAQRFVNMEGVMPGKKVMILGSGDIGLIMARRMTFMGAEVKGCVELMPFSAGLKRNIVQCLDDYGIPLLLSHTVVDIAGRERLKGVTVAAVDERLRPIPGTEKYYECDTLLLSVGLIPENELSAMAGVEISETTNGAVVDESLHTSVEGIFSCGNVLHVHDLVDFVSEEAAKAGENAWHYINGERPRGGGTVTVSAGAGASGVVPQYISRGAQGEVTMMFRPRDVYKDAAVVITAGAEKIFSKRHRILTPGEMVSFKLDMALLGERPETSEITVGVEARP